A DNA window from Citrobacter tructae contains the following coding sequences:
- the trpD gene encoding bifunctional anthranilate synthase glutamate amidotransferase component TrpG/anthranilate phosphoribosyltransferase TrpD yields MADILLLDNIDSFTYNLADQLRTNGHNVVIYRNHIPAQTLIDRLATMKNPVLMLSPGPGAPSEAGCMPELLTRLRGKLPIIGICLGHQAIVEAYGGYVGQAGEILHGKASSIEHDGQEMFAGLANPLPVARYHSLVGSNVPAGLTINAHFNGMVMAVRHDTDRVCGFQFHPESILTTQGARLLEQTLAWAQQKLEQTNTLQPILEKLYQAQTLSQQESHQLFSAVVRGELKPEQLAAALVSMKVRGEHPNEIAGAATALLENAAPFPRPDYLFADIVGTGGDGSNSINISTASAFVAAACGLKVAKHGNRSVSSKSGSSDLLAAFGINLDMNADKSRLALDELGVCFLFAPKYHTGFRHAMPVRQQLKTRTLFNVLGPLINPAHPPLALIGVYSPELVLPIAETLRVLGYQRAAVVHSGGMDEVSLHAPTIVAELHDGEIKSYQLTADDFGLTPYHQEQLAGGTPEENRDILSRLLQGKGEAAHEAAVAANVAMLMRLHGEEDLKANAQIVINVLRSGAAYDRVTALAARG; encoded by the coding sequence CCACCATGAAAAACCCGGTGCTGATGCTCTCCCCTGGCCCGGGCGCGCCAAGCGAAGCGGGCTGCATGCCGGAGCTACTGACCCGACTGCGCGGCAAGCTGCCGATCATCGGTATTTGCCTTGGGCATCAGGCGATTGTTGAAGCCTACGGCGGGTATGTGGGTCAGGCAGGTGAAATTCTACACGGTAAAGCTTCCAGCATTGAACACGACGGCCAGGAGATGTTCGCCGGTCTGGCTAATCCGCTGCCGGTGGCGCGCTACCATTCACTGGTCGGCAGCAACGTACCGGCGGGATTAACCATTAACGCCCACTTCAACGGCATGGTGATGGCGGTGCGTCACGACACTGACCGCGTGTGCGGATTCCAGTTCCATCCGGAGTCAATTCTCACCACCCAGGGCGCACGTCTGCTGGAACAAACGCTGGCCTGGGCGCAACAGAAGCTTGAGCAAACCAACACGCTACAACCGATTCTGGAGAAACTGTATCAGGCTCAGACACTGTCTCAGCAAGAGAGTCACCAGTTGTTCTCTGCGGTCGTGCGCGGTGAACTGAAGCCGGAACAGCTTGCTGCCGCATTGGTCAGTATGAAAGTGCGCGGCGAGCATCCTAATGAGATTGCCGGTGCGGCGACCGCCCTGCTGGAAAATGCAGCCCCGTTCCCACGTCCGGACTATCTGTTTGCCGATATTGTCGGGACCGGCGGCGACGGCAGCAACAGTATCAATATTTCCACCGCCAGTGCGTTCGTCGCCGCAGCCTGTGGTTTAAAAGTGGCGAAACACGGCAACCGTAGCGTTTCCAGTAAGTCTGGTTCATCGGATCTGCTGGCAGCCTTTGGCATCAATCTGGATATGAATGCTGATAAGTCGCGCCTGGCGCTCGACGAACTGGGTGTGTGTTTCCTGTTTGCACCGAAGTACCACACCGGTTTTCGTCACGCTATGCCGGTTCGCCAGCAGCTCAAAACCCGCACGCTGTTTAACGTGCTCGGGCCGTTGATTAACCCGGCGCATCCACCGCTAGCGCTGATCGGCGTTTACAGCCCGGAACTGGTCCTGCCGATTGCCGAAACGCTGCGTGTGCTGGGATATCAGCGTGCCGCCGTGGTACACAGCGGCGGAATGGATGAAGTTTCACTGCATGCACCAACCATTGTGGCCGAGTTGCATGACGGCGAAATCAAGAGCTATCAGCTGACGGCAGACGACTTTGGCCTGACGCCATACCACCAGGAACAGCTGGCGGGCGGCACGCCGGAAGAAAACCGTGACATTCTCAGTCGCTTGCTACAAGGTAAAGGTGAAGCCGCGCACGAGGCCGCTGTGGCGGCGAATGTCGCCATGTTAATGCGCCTGCACGGCGAAGAAGATTTAAAAGCCAACGCACAAATCGTGATTAATGTACTGCGTAGCGGTGCGGCCTATGACCGGGTCACTGCGCTGGCAGCAAGAGGGTAA
- the trpCF gene encoding bifunctional indole-3-glycerol-phosphate synthase TrpC/phosphoribosylanthranilate isomerase TrpF, with protein sequence MQTVLAKIVADKAIWVEARKQQQPLASFQNDILPSARHFYDALQGARTAFILECKKASPSKGVIRDDFDPAQIAGVYKHYASAISVLTDEKYFQGSFDFLPVVSRIAPQPILCKDFIIDPYQIYLARHYQADACLLMLSVLDDEQYRQLASVAHSLKMGVLTEVSNEEELERAIALGAKVVGINNRDLRDLSIDLNRTRQLAPRLGHGVTVISESGINTYGQVRELSHFANGFLIGSALMSHNDLHAAVRRVLLGENKVCGLTRAQDANAAYESGAIYGGLIFVPSSPRAVSIEQAREVMTGAPLQYVGVFRDSNIDDVCAAVGHLLLTAVQLHGNEDQTYVDTLRAALPQQVQIWKALSVGESLPARRYQHIDKYVFDNGQGGSGQRFDWSLLGGQSLDNVLLAGGLGADNCVEAAKTGCAGLDFNSGVESQPGIKDARLLASVFQTLRAY encoded by the coding sequence ATGCAAACCGTTTTAGCGAAAATTGTTGCAGACAAGGCGATTTGGGTAGAAGCCCGCAAACAACAGCAACCGCTGGCCAGCTTTCAAAATGATATTCTGCCAAGCGCGCGTCACTTTTACGATGCGCTGCAAGGCGCGCGTACCGCGTTTATTCTGGAGTGCAAAAAAGCCTCCCCGTCAAAAGGTGTGATCCGTGATGACTTCGACCCGGCACAGATTGCGGGCGTGTATAAACATTATGCCTCGGCGATTTCCGTACTCACTGACGAGAAATACTTCCAGGGAAGTTTTGATTTTCTGCCAGTCGTCAGTCGCATCGCACCACAACCGATTCTGTGTAAGGACTTTATTATCGATCCTTACCAAATTTACCTGGCGCGCCACTACCAGGCTGACGCCTGTTTACTGATGCTGTCGGTATTGGATGACGAACAATATCGTCAGCTCGCCTCTGTCGCACACAGCCTGAAAATGGGCGTGCTGACCGAGGTCAGCAACGAAGAAGAGCTGGAACGTGCCATTGCGCTTGGCGCAAAAGTCGTGGGTATAAACAACCGTGACCTGCGTGACTTGTCGATTGATCTCAATCGCACCCGCCAGTTGGCACCGCGACTGGGACACGGCGTGACCGTGATCAGCGAATCCGGCATTAATACCTACGGACAGGTGCGCGAACTGAGCCACTTCGCCAACGGTTTCCTGATTGGCTCCGCGCTGATGTCCCATAACGATCTGCATGCAGCGGTGCGTCGCGTGTTGCTCGGCGAGAACAAAGTATGCGGCCTGACGCGCGCGCAGGATGCCAACGCAGCGTATGAATCTGGCGCGATTTATGGCGGACTGATTTTTGTCCCTTCTTCGCCACGCGCAGTCAGTATTGAGCAGGCGCGTGAAGTCATGACAGGTGCGCCGCTACAGTATGTCGGCGTGTTTCGCGACAGCAATATTGATGACGTGTGCGCCGCCGTCGGGCATTTGTTGCTGACAGCAGTGCAACTCCACGGGAACGAAGATCAGACCTATGTCGACACGCTGCGCGCAGCATTGCCGCAACAGGTGCAAATCTGGAAGGCGTTGAGCGTGGGCGAATCACTGCCTGCCCGTCGCTATCAGCATATTGATAAATACGTTTTCGACAACGGCCAGGGCGGCAGCGGGCAGCGCTTTGACTGGTCTCTGCTGGGCGGACAATCGCTGGATAACGTTTTACTGGCTGGCGGGCTCGGTGCAGATAACTGCGTCGAGGCGGCTAAAACCGGCTGTGCCGGTCTCGATTTTAATTCTGGCGTAGAGTCGCAGCCTGGCATCAAAGATGCTCGTCTACTGGCCTCGGTCTTTCAAACACTGCGCGCATATTAA